Proteins encoded in a region of the Bartonella taylorii genome:
- a CDS encoding metal ABC transporter permease, which translates to MMSWLLEPLSYQYMVNAMWVSGLVGCVCAFLSAFLMLKGWSLIGDALSHSIVPGVAGAYLLGFPFSLGAFFSGGLAAAAMLFFNHRTKLKEDTIIGLIFSSFFAFGLFLKSLKPMAVNIDTIVLGNILAVSSSDIIQLAFIGFFSLLILLLKWKDLLVSLFDETHARAIGLNVKFLKILFFTLLAACTVAAMQTVGAFLVICLVVTPGATAYLLSDRFVNVLVIAVIIGTFTSILGVYVSYFLNAQTGGVVVLFQAFLFILAFIFAPKHGFIAARLRINAAKKGVMLS; encoded by the coding sequence ATGATGTCTTGGTTGCTTGAACCGCTGAGCTATCAATATATGGTTAATGCGATGTGGGTTTCGGGATTGGTGGGGTGTGTTTGCGCCTTTCTTTCTGCTTTTTTGATGTTGAAAGGTTGGTCGCTCATTGGTGATGCACTCTCCCATTCGATTGTACCTGGAGTAGCAGGGGCTTATCTTCTAGGGTTCCCTTTTTCTCTTGGAGCTTTTTTTTCTGGTGGCCTTGCTGCGGCAGCGATGCTCTTTTTTAATCACCGGACAAAGCTGAAAGAAGATACTATTATTGGTCTCATTTTTTCTTCCTTTTTTGCTTTTGGCTTATTTCTCAAATCATTAAAACCAATGGCCGTTAATATTGATACGATTGTTTTGGGAAATATTTTAGCAGTCAGCTCGTCAGATATTATACAATTGGCTTTTATTGGTTTTTTTTCTTTGCTTATATTGCTTTTGAAATGGAAAGATCTCCTTGTTTCTTTATTTGATGAGACGCATGCACGCGCTATTGGATTAAACGTAAAGTTTTTAAAGATTCTCTTTTTCACATTACTTGCCGCTTGTACTGTTGCTGCTATGCAAACAGTTGGAGCGTTTTTGGTCATTTGTCTTGTGGTGACGCCTGGAGCAACAGCTTATCTTTTAAGTGACCGTTTTGTGAATGTTTTAGTTATTGCAGTTATAATTGGAACATTCACAAGTATATTAGGTGTTTATGTGAGTTATTTTTTGAATGCGCAAACAGGTGGTGTTGTTGTACTTTTTCAAGCATTTCTGTTTATTTTAGCTTTTATTTTTGCTCCTAAACATGGGTTTATAGCGGCACGCTTGCGTATAAATGCGGCAAAAAAAGGTGTGATGTTATCATGA
- a CDS encoding manganese/iron ABC transporter ATP-binding protein: MKESGIFAQEVTVTYRNGHTALRDVNFESPTGSITALVGVNGSGKSTLFKAIMGFVRPSKGKIRIFGLPVDTALKQNLIAYVPQSEDVDWNFPVLVEDVVLMGRYGHMNFFRYARARDYEAVRVALERVDMLPFAKRQIGELSGGQKKRVFLARALAQQAKAILLDEPFTGVDVTTEDKIIALLRDLRQEGAVILVSTHNLGSVREFCDHTVLVKGTVLASGLTEAVFTKENLEKTFGGALHHHIFDFQNAKKNNVFMAGKQSIVFENIEKVEHVA; encoded by the coding sequence ATGAAAGAATCTGGAATATTTGCTCAAGAAGTAACAGTAACTTATCGTAATGGACATACAGCTTTACGCGATGTGAATTTTGAGAGTCCAACAGGTTCCATTACAGCATTGGTTGGTGTTAATGGATCAGGCAAGTCAACATTATTTAAAGCTATTATGGGATTTGTGCGACCATCCAAAGGAAAAATTCGCATTTTTGGTTTGCCTGTTGATACGGCTTTAAAACAAAATCTTATTGCTTATGTTCCTCAGAGTGAAGATGTTGATTGGAATTTTCCTGTTCTCGTTGAAGATGTTGTTTTGATGGGGCGGTATGGTCACATGAATTTCTTTCGCTATGCGCGGGCACGAGATTATGAGGCTGTCCGTGTTGCATTAGAACGTGTCGATATGTTGCCATTTGCTAAGCGCCAAATTGGTGAACTTTCTGGTGGGCAGAAAAAGCGTGTTTTTCTGGCACGTGCTCTTGCGCAGCAGGCAAAAGCTATTTTGTTAGATGAGCCGTTTACAGGGGTTGATGTCACAACGGAAGACAAAATTATTGCTTTGTTACGAGACCTACGTCAAGAAGGAGCTGTGATATTAGTTTCTACCCACAATTTAGGCTCTGTTCGTGAATTTTGTGACCACACTGTCTTAGTAAAGGGAACGGTTTTGGCGTCTGGATTAACTGAAGCTGTCTTTACAAAAGAAAATCTTGAGAAAACTTTTGGTGGTGCTTTACACCACCATATTTTTGATTTTCAAAACGCAAAAAAAAATAATGTTTTCATGGCAGGAAAACAATCTATAGTTTTCGAGAATATTGAAAAAGTGGAGCACGTAGCATGA
- a CDS encoding metal ABC transporter substrate-binding protein: MNVKTFCTVFLGIIIFFTPNFAFGAGKFKAVTTFTIIADMARNVAGDAADVESITKPGAEIHEYQPTPRDLMRAQGANLVLWNGLELELWFEKFFQNIKDVPSVVVSKGIVPIKIGEGPFSGKPNPHAWMSPTSALIYVDNIRDAFVKYDPEHAAIYKENAEIYKQKIRATIDPIKAELEAVPQDKRWLVTSEGAFSYLARDFDLKELYLWPINADQQGTPQQVKHVIDMVRKHNIQAVFSESTISPAPAKQVARETGAKYGGVLYVDSLSEKNGEVPTYIDLLRVTSGRISNALLDGVRSQ, encoded by the coding sequence ATGAACGTAAAAACATTTTGTACCGTATTTTTGGGAATTATTATTTTTTTTACACCCAATTTCGCTTTTGGTGCTGGCAAATTTAAAGCGGTTACGACATTCACGATCATTGCTGATATGGCGCGTAATGTAGCAGGTGATGCAGCTGATGTTGAATCAATCACCAAACCAGGTGCTGAAATTCACGAATATCAACCTACACCTCGCGATCTTATGCGCGCCCAAGGTGCAAATCTTGTATTGTGGAATGGATTAGAATTGGAACTTTGGTTTGAAAAGTTTTTCCAAAATATCAAGGATGTTCCAAGTGTTGTTGTTTCAAAAGGCATTGTGCCAATTAAAATTGGTGAAGGACCTTTCAGTGGTAAGCCAAACCCTCATGCGTGGATGTCGCCGACCTCTGCTTTGATTTACGTCGATAATATTCGTGACGCTTTTGTAAAGTATGATCCCGAACATGCTGCTATTTATAAAGAAAATGCCGAAATTTATAAGCAGAAGATTCGCGCAACGATTGATCCAATCAAGGCTGAACTGGAAGCAGTACCGCAAGATAAGCGTTGGCTTGTGACGAGCGAGGGCGCGTTTAGCTATTTGGCACGTGATTTTGATCTGAAAGAACTCTATCTATGGCCAATTAATGCTGATCAGCAAGGGACGCCGCAGCAAGTTAAACACGTTATTGACATGGTTCGCAAACACAATATCCAAGCAGTTTTTTCTGAGAGTACTATTTCTCCTGCTCCTGCTAAACAGGTTGCGAGAGAGACGGGGGCTAAATACGGTGGCGTTCTTTATGTTGATTCTCTGAGTGAAAAAAATGGTGAGGTCCCAACCTATATTGATTTATTGCGTGTCACAAGCGGGCGTATTAGCAATGCCTTATTAGATGGAGTAAGAAGTCAATGA